One segment of Desulfolucanica intricata DNA contains the following:
- a CDS encoding sensor histidine kinase, with amino-acid sequence MDKLPLFSLVFQSIPEAVILIYSSLILLGYSVSEKFGKIILLGILNSLILAVFRFYLPFGFHTVLGLMVLTISLRIVLRINFVRSFIIAAFGIISLGILESIFLPLLAAIFNLSIENILKRQFTRTFIGYPHMFTFAVLGTLAQKKKWFLIKLDTAVISKSNMALIIIVFLQMFFIAFFNITSFFNKAHFIYRIMEINPVIFNLFLALSLISSVILIRRLFLMAENEALIIAQNSYLKSVDDLFESYRAQRHNFHNHLQTVYTMCHNSGVTETVAYLDPVLDDFEELNELIRLEHSAVAALLKAKQAVANSKKVSLQITAQASLASIKIKPHELVTILGNLIDNAIEAVEHLEQKKRIVLFQISRFEKFFMFKVSNPEPILAENDLGKIFEENYSSKDKSKHDGLGLTTVKKLVEKNKGEIAVHSKKDSGTEFIVILPA; translated from the coding sequence TTGGATAAATTGCCTTTATTCTCGTTAGTTTTTCAATCAATACCAGAGGCTGTTATATTAATTTATTCAAGCTTAATCCTGCTTGGATACAGTGTAAGCGAAAAATTCGGAAAAATCATTCTATTAGGAATACTTAACAGCTTAATACTGGCCGTATTTCGTTTTTATTTGCCTTTTGGCTTTCATACCGTTTTAGGCTTAATGGTTTTAACTATAAGCTTACGAATTGTCTTAAGAATCAATTTTGTAAGATCATTTATAATTGCTGCTTTCGGAATTATTTCTCTCGGCATTTTAGAAAGTATTTTTCTACCGCTTTTAGCAGCAATATTTAACTTATCTATAGAAAATATCCTAAAAAGACAATTCACCCGAACTTTTATCGGATACCCACATATGTTTACCTTTGCTGTTTTAGGTACTTTAGCTCAAAAGAAGAAATGGTTTTTAATAAAATTAGACACAGCAGTTATATCAAAATCAAACATGGCCTTGATTATAATTGTCTTTTTACAAATGTTCTTTATAGCGTTCTTTAATATTACAAGTTTTTTTAATAAGGCACACTTTATATATAGGATCATGGAAATAAATCCGGTTATCTTTAACCTGTTTTTAGCCCTGAGTCTTATTTCCTCCGTAATTTTAATAAGGCGACTGTTTTTAATGGCTGAGAATGAAGCTTTAATAATTGCTCAAAACTCATATCTTAAAAGCGTAGACGACCTTTTCGAATCCTATAGAGCACAAAGGCATAATTTTCATAACCACCTTCAGACAGTATATACCATGTGTCATAACAGCGGCGTGACTGAAACGGTAGCTTACCTGGATCCGGTCCTGGATGACTTCGAGGAACTAAATGAATTAATCCGCTTAGAACATTCCGCAGTTGCAGCTTTGTTAAAAGCAAAACAGGCTGTGGCAAATTCAAAGAAGGTCAGTCTGCAAATAACTGCGCAAGCTTCATTAGCCAGCATAAAAATTAAGCCTCATGAATTAGTCACCATCCTTGGAAATCTCATTGATAACGCCATTGAAGCTGTAGAACATCTGGAGCAGAAGAAACGAATAGTACTTTTCCAAATTTCCCGCTTTGAAAAGTTTTTTATGTTTAAAGTATCCAATCCGGAACCGATTTTAGCAGAAAATGATTTAGGGAAAATATTTGAAGAAAATTATTCATCAAAGGATAAGTCAAAACATGACGGCCTTGGACTTACCACCGTCAAGAAGCTTGTTGAAAAAAATAAGGGAGAGATAGCTGTGCATAGTAAAAAAGATAGTGGCACGGAATTTATCGTGATATTACCTGCATAG
- a CDS encoding accessory gene regulator B family protein → MVLVVFSALLRSFSGGIHCSSYTRCLITSTILFSLLGMLVKSLEPLITAQAVLTMVTSATFFLLIICILWIPTGNEERPLTTYYEKKRFKFFSFSIITTHFVICIPILLFYPNAKVFSFILASTAGLLWQGFTVTPLGCYFINQVDFLLKLKKGGLGHAEKI, encoded by the coding sequence ATGGTCTTAGTCGTTTTTAGCGCCTTATTAAGAAGTTTTTCCGGCGGGATCCATTGTAGTTCTTATACCCGGTGTCTGATAACCAGCACGATTTTATTTTCCCTGCTTGGGATGCTGGTAAAATCTTTAGAACCTTTAATTACTGCACAAGCAGTACTTACCATGGTTACCTCTGCCACGTTTTTCCTGTTAATTATTTGTATACTATGGATACCCACAGGTAATGAAGAGAGGCCTTTAACAACTTACTATGAAAAGAAGAGATTTAAATTTTTCTCGTTTTCCATTATCACTACACATTTTGTTATTTGTATTCCAATACTTTTGTTTTATCCAAATGCCAAAGTGTTCTCCTTTATTTTAGCCTCAACTGCCGGATTATTATGGCAAGGATTTACGGTAACCCCTCTGGGTTGTTACTTTATAAATCAAGTTGATTTTTTATTGAAATTGAAGAAAGGAGGTCTGGGTCATGCTGAAAAAATTTAA